Proteins from one Oryza sativa Japonica Group chromosome 12, ASM3414082v1 genomic window:
- the LOC112937482 gene encoding egg cell-secreted protein 1.3 codes for MASLLSVAVVLVVVSAQALAAVAVADAARVNAGAAAFSPAVPLGGRLDGGGGGLVECWSAVAELRSCTDEIVLFFLNGETTQLGAGCCRAVRAATRDCWPAMLAAVGFTAEEADVLRGLCDAEAAAAAADSTSPAPSAA; via the coding sequence ATGGCGTCCTTGCtgagcgtcgccgtcgtcctcgtcgtggtCAGCGCTCAggccctcgccgccgttgccgttgccgacgccgcgcgcgtcaacgccggcgccgcggccttCTCGCCTGCAGTACCCCTCGGCGGCCggcttgacggcggcggcggagggctgGTGGAGTGCTGGAGCGCGGTGGCGGAGCTCCGGTCGTGCACGGACGAGATCGTGCTCTTCTTCCTCAACGGCGAGACGACGCAGCTCGGCGCCGGGTGCTgccgcgccgtgcgcgccgCGACGCGCGACTGCTGGCCGGccatgctcgccgccgtcgggttcacCGCCGAGGAGGCCGACGTCCTCCGCGGCCTCTGcgacgccgaggccgccgccgccgccgccgactccacgtcgccggcgccatcggCCGCGTAG